In the genome of Oryzomonas sagensis, one region contains:
- the cobO gene encoding cob(I)yrinic acid a,c-diamide adenosyltransferase gives MALERGCIQVYTGNGKGKTTAALGLALRAVGRGLKVCVFQFIKGGGPYGEHLIAGNLAPLFTIIQTGRPGWVNTKDITKDRQVAQEALERAKGILASGEYDLVVLDEINGAVGFGLVDVEQVLELIGLKPEKTELVLTGRNAHEKVIETADLVTEMREIKHYYKAGVPARTGIEM, from the coding sequence ATGGCGTTGGAGCGTGGTTGCATACAGGTGTACACCGGCAACGGCAAGGGGAAGACCACCGCGGCTCTCGGTCTGGCCCTGCGGGCCGTCGGCCGCGGGCTCAAGGTGTGCGTCTTCCAGTTCATCAAAGGGGGCGGCCCCTACGGTGAGCACCTGATCGCCGGCAATCTGGCCCCATTGTTCACCATCATCCAGACCGGACGGCCCGGCTGGGTCAATACCAAGGACATCACCAAGGACCGCCAGGTGGCCCAGGAAGCCTTGGAACGGGCCAAGGGCATCCTCGCCTCGGGCGAGTACGACCTGGTGGTTCTGGACGAGATCAACGGCGCCGTGGGGTTCGGGCTGGTGGATGTGGAACAGGTCCTGGAACTCATCGGCCTCAAGCCGGAAAAGACCGAACTGGTCCTGACTGGCCGCAACGCCCATGAAAAGGTGATCGAAACAGCCGACCTGGTGACCGAGATGCGCGAGATCAAGCATTACTACAAGGCCGGGGTGCCAGCCCGCACGGGAATAGAGATGTGA
- a CDS encoding cobalamin B12-binding domain-containing protein yields MASRTLRVLVGKPGLDGHDRGAKIIARAFRDAGFEVIYTGLHQTPEQIVSAAIQEDVDCVGLSILSGAHNTLLPRICQLFKEKNADDIKVFGGGVIPEDDIPGLKAAGICEIFTPGTSTDDIVSWVKDNVIPRA; encoded by the coding sequence ATGGCTTCAAGAACATTACGCGTGCTTGTGGGCAAACCGGGGCTGGACGGTCACGACCGGGGGGCGAAGATCATTGCCCGCGCCTTCCGCGACGCCGGTTTCGAGGTCATCTACACCGGCCTGCACCAGACGCCGGAGCAGATCGTCTCGGCCGCCATCCAGGAGGACGTGGACTGCGTCGGCCTGTCGATCCTGTCCGGGGCGCACAACACCCTGCTGCCCCGTATCTGCCAACTCTTCAAGGAGAAGAACGCCGACGACATCAAGGTCTTCGGCGGCGGGGTCATCCCCGAGGACGACATCCCCGGTCTCAAGGCGGCCGGCATCTGCGAGATCTTCACCCCCGGCACCTCCACGGACGACATCGTCTCCTGGGTGAAGGACAACGTGATCCCGCGGGCATAG
- a CDS encoding SDR family oxidoreductase, with the protein MKLENKTILVTGSNRGIGKALVAALLKHPVTRIYAAARKTEDLPAFGDSRVVPLKLDITDLDLVKKAAGLAQDVDLLINNAGVATFSSVVTSEPDALKHDMEVNYLGTLNVVRSFAPVLEKRGGGAIANVISVVGLANMAAAGGYSASKAALFSATQAMRAELKAKGISVHGIFPGPIDTDMARDFDMPKTGAQETAENIIKGLLADQEDIFPDPMSAQVGELWAKDPKGLERQFSGM; encoded by the coding sequence ATGAAACTCGAAAACAAAACCATTCTGGTAACCGGGTCGAATAGAGGCATCGGCAAGGCCTTGGTTGCAGCGTTGCTCAAACACCCTGTCACGAGAATCTACGCGGCGGCCCGCAAGACCGAAGATCTCCCGGCATTCGGCGATAGCCGCGTGGTGCCGCTGAAGCTGGACATTACCGACCTGGACCTCGTCAAAAAGGCTGCCGGTCTGGCGCAGGATGTGGATCTGCTCATCAACAACGCCGGTGTCGCCACCTTTTCGTCCGTTGTTACCAGTGAACCGGACGCGCTGAAACACGATATGGAGGTGAATTATCTGGGCACGCTCAACGTGGTCCGCTCCTTTGCGCCGGTACTGGAGAAGCGGGGCGGCGGCGCCATTGCCAATGTCATCTCCGTTGTCGGCCTCGCAAACATGGCCGCCGCAGGCGGTTACAGCGCTTCAAAGGCGGCGCTCTTTTCCGCGACCCAGGCCATGCGCGCCGAATTGAAGGCCAAAGGCATTTCCGTGCACGGCATCTTCCCCGGTCCGATCGATACCGACATGGCCCGCGACTTCGACATGCCCAAAACCGGCGCCCAGGAAACGGCGGAGAACATCATCAAAGGTCTCCTTGCGGATCAGGAGGATATCTTTCCCGATCCCATGTCCGCGCAGGTGGGCGAGTTGTGGGCGAAAGACCCGAAAGGCCTTGAGCGCCAGTTTTCAGGCATGTAA